AGTTATCAAAATAACCCATcggaaaaaggctttaagaccaagcgcaATCTGATGCAAGTAAAGTCAGTTTTCACTGTATTGTTGttataaagaaaacattttagaaGTAACGTTTATTCTAAaccttggaccttattcttgaaagaaaaaatgaccaataaaaagttgtgaagcaccaaaagcggcccataaTTAAACTTAagttgttgttatccatgatttCTCAAATTTACTTTAACaatgaagctctacattattattaatatttattattcaaatggacaaacTCTGAGACtgagaaagttgaatgtgctggccagtttattaTTTGCCTAATAACTGCCAATAAGgtacagttttaaattttaaactttaacagattcccaTTTTTTCCCCTAGTGATGTATCATAAAGTAGCCTAAAAATAAGTAGCCACTTCATACTCCTTTATTCTAAacctttagaaaatgtttttggtacattaaaaagtgtccatccgacaagctaatccagcgaaaattttgcttaaaaactcactaaaatgcaaaatttaaacctcataattaaatagaaaacgaGTCAAATAACTGCAAAAGGTCAGCTTTTtgagaacaaagaaaaaaaaacccacccCTTTCACTAGGCTGGCTACGGGTCTGATATTAGAGTAGTTTgactttttgggtttttttttctaatgaaaatgttacaaacattttcccagtgatgggttgcaactggcagggcatcagctgtgtaaaacatacgctggataagttggtggttcattccaatgttGTGACcaaagattaataaaggtactaagccgaaaataaatgaatgaatgaataaatgacacaaAAGTTCTGCAAAACACACAAATTATTTTTTGACAAAAACTACAATACTGGAAACAAATTGGAAATtagtagaaatgtttattactccAACCAAACacgatcataaaaaaaaaaaaaaaaaagatttaaagctTCAATTGCAAAATTTGAAAGCTGTTTAAGATTTATGAATTTAAGTTTCTTGCTGTTTAAgagtaaaacatgttttaaaatatgtattttatattgtagtatttaaaataatgttttacgcATTCCTCATACAATTATTTTACCCTttcataatatattaatataagtcCTTTCTTTTCATTTCTCTTTTTGATTAAGTAATAATATACTAAATGTCTTTTAAGAAAGACTGAACCTATGATTTACAACAATTTTAGTTGTAAAGAAAAGAGGTTAATAGATCATAAATGGATTATAAATACTACTGATTTTGTATTACATTCCCtggaaaatattattttgaaacattaatttataaactattttgatgttaaaaaaaacctaacaaaaatatcattgaaattatcattttaaaagtcatttttacagCAAAGCAAGAACTGTTCTTtactaaaaaattttttttttttaatttacaaataaatgtcactTGCTTGTACAGTATGGGTTATCTATTcagatgaaaataaatacaaagttACACACTATGCATTcgtgttgtcacaacacaaatcaatgaagttgacttaattattttaagttaatgttcacttaaatgtgttaagttGTCCCagagaaatctcaagaattgtgttgtttaagctcttTTTAggcaagtagtttgaacatgagGCAATGAATGTATGTAAAACAGAAGGACCTGTATACTGCTAGACATGTTGCTGGGTGATTGTAGAGCCTGTCGAGGATTTCTGGGGTCAATTCTTTCAGATACTCATGCAAGTTCTTACACTGAAGCTGAACGCGAAGTTTCATCTGTAAACAGTAGAAACGGGCAAATGTAGAGACAAAAAATGACCTGCATTATATCAGATACCTGTCATACGGAGTCATATTGTTTACTATCTTTGACTGAGGTGTTATAATACACCCTCCTTATTGGTTACACTTACATAAACACACTGATATCGtaggtaacaacaacaacaataaattgaAATGAGCATTTATTGAACAATTGATAGCTTTAAATTCTTGCTGCCCTGAGTTCATGCGAAGAAAATGTATGTTTCATATATCGTAGTCATTCTCGCTTTAAGCTTAGGTTTAATATAAAGCCAATTTGCTTACCTTGTTTCACAGGCGCTAGGGAGCACAAAATAGTGCATTAAGTGATTCACATCATTGTATTTCTTCATGAACAGTCATCTGGACATTCAGCTCGGACAGCGTGAAGCCATGTTGTATGATCACGTGATCGCTAAAACATGCAGGCTGATTGGTTCACACGACGTGTGTGAGGAGGGACTTTTCGGAAACCCGTATTTCttatataaacttttatttaaaattataaatactgTTTATTAGAAACTACATATAACGAAAATTATAAATTAGATTGGAAAACAGATGGGCATACATTCGTTTGATCTTTTTTATTAGCACTGAATAGTATGAATACAAACAAAACCTTTACGttattttacacaattaaattcTAGCAAAATATGTAAAAGACAACAGCAGCAGAAACACATTTCTCATGAGTCTTCCTTTTCTTGGAAcctataacaaaatatatatatatatattattatataatactcAAAAAGAAAGTTGCATTCAGAAtcgattttaaagtattacaactataaatcactaaatggcctaagaCCTCACCGAATAcattgaatacaaacctaacagatcattagcatcaagtaaattagaaattccaaaaaTTCAGTCAAACctgcttccagaaatgatcagatgtgctccgaCATTGGGCACatttaaatcaagactgaaaacacatctgtttatctGTGCCTTCGCTGAATGAGCGCTGTGCTATGTCAGACAGATCATACTATTATGcgtttctttttttcattcttgtataacctgttttaacacatttttatctgtttttaatcatttttaattattttaatcattttattttcttgtgtCTTTTAATTCTTCTGTGTGTCAAGCACTTTGAATATCCATTGCATATGAAATGTGCGATATAAATAAACTTCCCTTGCCTGTATgattaaatgattattaattcaattataaTATCTCCAGCCAGTACACTTtcaaaaacagcatttaattCTACCCATTGACACTAATAAAAGTACAATCattacttttattacatttttaaaacatgtaataatgtAAAATTGTGAGAACAATCAAAACTATTAATATAAACAGCTTGACTTTCAAATAAGACACTGACAACTCAAAAACTAGCTTTAACAAATAACGTTTAGTTTGGGTGCTGTACCAAATGTTTCCAATGCATTCATGTTTAATCGTCAACAACACAAGTGTGTCTGTATTTTTCCGGACAGTTTAACTTTTATAAATCATATCCAAGATTTTATTGCCTGTGTTTACATACAGTGGCAAGTCCAATAAACCTTTAATGGGTTTTGCTCTATACGGATAAAGTTTAGtaagtttaaagtaaaataaaaattatatataaaaagtaactCCAAAACTACAAAAGAGCACAGAGGGTATATGAGCATGCCGTGTTAATTACCTGCAGTGTATACATGTGAAGAAAACAGTTTGTCCTTCATCTGCAGATCTCATCTGTCTTGTATGATAAACCATTCCCTCTTTATTACAGCGAGAACATTTCCTGTCAATCTGATGAAAAGTTTTCAGAAGAtgaaaaacaagtgaaaaaagtttacaaagaaaattaatgatATTTCCGAATCAATCACTTTTTTTGTATATACATACCACTGGCCCCTTCAATTCAGCATCCTCTGCACTTTCAACAGCGACAGAGCTCTGATCTAAAGGATTAAACATCACCGATGACTTGATCACTTGACTTGTGAAGTCTGAAAGAGAATCATAATATTGGATCATAACataaacttgcaaaaaaaaagcatcatcatcataaacataatgggcctgtttcagtaaggaggttcaaccaactcggagtttaaacttgaactctgagttgacttaCCGAGAAATTAAAAACtcagttttcggtttcagaacagctgatctgagttaggtcaatcaagtcAAGAGTAGACTAATTcagagttaagctgcggtcacactgggcttttcctcccatagacttctattcatacgcacgcgaatgcgtcagaccggaaacgcaaggtcatgcatcaagtttcgcaggtcgctgcggtgcgaagttcaagcttggtgaactctgacctgcgaaattgcatcacttgactgtgtgagaccaatcgaggatcaaaacatgacctctctggacaggaatttaaaacatggagcaatcgcttgctttttttaatgtctaaaacgatagaatttcgcacacacaaagcccagtgtgaccgcagctttaagctagagtttgagcttgcgaaattctgtcatttgACActggcgggattaaacaagataattagacattaaaaaaatcgagcgattgctccatgttttaaattcctgtccagagaggtcatgttttgaccttcgattggtctcacgcaatcatgtgatgcagtttcgcaggtcagagttcaccaagcttgaactttccaacacagcgaactgcgaaacttgccaCATGACCttacgtttccggtctgacgcattcacgcgtgtatgaatggaagtctatagagagaaaagtccagtgtgaccgcagctttatgtaTGCACACCACAACTATAAAAGGGCATTATAAATGGAGTGCAGATTTTACAAGTCACCCTGgcaacaaatgaaagaaagagaGCATTTTTTTTCTCCTGCTGAACTTGATGTACTCATgcagttatagcaaatatgaccatatatttaaaaaagcaacaccactgcatcagtgaaacagagacagttagcatgaaaaaatatagctgctcaagttaatgcgtaagtttacatttataatattcaaataattaagtataataaaataagtaatgttatgtgtgatgTTTATACacttttcacttgaaaaagtggGGGATTGGCcgtaattttgaagttatttcaaatgtaattgcATTTACttaggctactgcatagtttctacaacaaatttgacaaaacaagaatgcataaCCTTCActtaatgttcagtggaaatgtttactttaaggttcccacttttacacactttgatcagtttaagataaaatgtctaaaatgaagtttttaaaagatttaacattgcatttgtgtgtctgccttttttattgattaagtggtagaggttgatatgacatttagaatgtaagcagtacTAAAAGTATTTTTTAGAACGAGTAAATCcgattaatctagttacagtacatgtccctgtcgaaggtgAGTGAATTTaggctaattattatttttttttttgcagtaatatcaatgctaaaactTAAAACTATGGTACTGAATCCTGTAATGTTCCCAAAAAAAGCACAAACCATTCTTgtaactttgttctttgtgtgactgaaatgtaggcaatgaatgactaaggctaaggcgagaaataccgcttaaaaaaagtctttaaaaaaagggaggagactgacagaaactcagagtttagagaataaaacctgctcctgaccaggttaggtttagagtaagttaccacggtaactaTCTCGGAGTTAAaattacctctctttcagaaacaggcttaacttagcctgctttctccagtttgacaaacctgccattttgaaacagaaaacccagagtttctctcatttcagggttaacatactctgagttttcacttaacttCCTTTCTGAATAGCGTCAAATATATAATctcataaaatattttagaaattactTATGACATATTAATCTTTCTCTTACCTTGAACAGAGATTTTAAAGGAGCATCGTGGGCAGGTGATCGTATTTAGCCTGCTAGGTAGTGGAAGAATGTTTCCACATTCAGGACAAAAGTCGACATCTCCCTTAAAACACGACATTTCTtaatagagagaaaaaaaatttagtaaCTAGACGTCATCATCAAGCAATTCACCAATTACAAAAATTAACCATAGTACGGtaccacaaataaaacaaaaaaatagttaTTGTAGTAAATCAAGTAAAAACTACAAACTCACTATGTTTTGCTACTCTAAATTAGatatacaaatgtttatttattattttttttaaatgtattataaatgtattttatattgtattatatatagtttcctattataatttaataatcaatcaatctataaaaactacatacatacacacatacatacggttatttatgttttacaatgataaaaccatggttaattttcgaAGCGTATTTACATAAAACTTACTTATAAAAGCGTCAACACAGTGCTCTTCAATATTACCGAAGCAAAAATGTTGCGATATTTACGCTAGttttaatttcaaaaacaaaccAACTTCTGTACAAACGGAGATGTTTTTACTCAAGACAGTTCCACATGTTGGGGTCCTTCTTCAAAACAGTCGATTCGTCGTGGGTTGATGACGTTGTAGACAACCTATCTGGCAGGTGCAGTCAAATCTAACTGCTTCAAACAGTATTTCGAGGTATTTGCGATTATTTAATACTAACAAAAACCGTAATCGGCGTGAGAAGTGATAATAACCTTTATATTCCGTCATAAAACACACATGAATGTAATGTCGTAGTGTTTTGACCACACGCTGCCTATTTTGGGCTAACGTTAAATGGATAAGCTAACTTGCTAATGTGTTACGTTTTAAATAGTTTGTTAGTTTAAAGCGACATAACCGTTTAATGACTGGTGTGTGGGCTAACATAAAACATTATCTTtaaatttatgttattatttagcAGTTGTAGTGGTGGAGAAAGGGGTTTTTGCCTAAtatattatctttattaataGTTGCTGAAAAGCTACAAGTACTTAGCTTTTGTGTATATATTAACGTTACACAAACAAATCGAATACAAAGTAAACAAACACACTTTTTGAAATTACATGTATGTCAAAAGATTTTACATGTTCCGCGatcaatcaattatttatttattaattaatgttaaaaacttGCTTGACAAATGGAGAAATTTGTTCTGAATTTGACACTATTTTTGGTAAATATGCTGTGGTTTCAATAAATGACATTGTAGCGTGTCTCTTTTtatcatagtaaaaaaaaataaatgatattttatatttttttctcagaaaaaaatacaattacatagGACTAATGTAGAACTGGgccaataaatgatattatattgaatcgcgataaaattgatgtcaataacaatattaagctctggactttttttactctgtattgatctaagagccaatcacactgcagaaatgtgcaacaatgggaatctaaaagtgtgttgatattaggcatgggatgatacccgttttcaagatataccgcagtttggaaaagtcaaggttttaaaatcaccaggtttttctgctatactgttcctaagatatgtgtaagattttttttatttaggttttttttttttgtagttttttatgATAACAGTATctacagcagaaaagatatccaaagatgccattttaaatagtaaagaaatctgtgtttttgaaactaatgaagacagctgaagtcaatgatttattttaattatttagcctgacatatttagtgctttaaaatacattaaatgtttcttaaaataaaatatagtgtgtTTAAacgggaaaaaagtttttgttttttacttagacatttaaaaagaatatattttagagcagtaatcacaatacagtgaaactgtggtatttttacccaaggttatcatgctgtcagaattttatacctgcccatgcctagttgatattagagatgtaccaaattttcagccactgaaaataGTCTgtcgaaaatatgttatgccaatTAACAGACCTTCTAATTTTTCTgccttcagtcattgttgggatactcttttaaatctgaaagcattaacaacttatattgaaatatatatcaaaattgttcaatatggaaaataattatcgaaattgcatttttgccatatcgctaGAGCAGGGCGatcaaaaaatctattaattgaAATTTTAagtcgattacgattaatgaatgatttatttattaatttttattttttttgccgtcacagttcactgacaggttttgtacagtaaatatgctcacaaattacaagtgagagatttttgaaatgaagggtgcattacttattaaaataattaaaggaaacacacaccatctactatctatgattatttactgaacatcagcgttgaaaaactgaaattaaatcacatattgcctaaaaccaacagtcagtttttttcttatacaaaaagtaaaaataaataacttgcacttttacaaacaaaattaattattttcaatgtttttagaagtaaatctcttcttaataaataacttttgtatatcctgtaaataatattttaaacagtgcatttattgaatcttctgtaaacaaatgttttaatgtaaataataattttattgtaatggaaaatatgccatctcaaggcatctctggcgcagcttccagtCATCCTCAATGTAACTcaaacgtgtagttacatttttcgaGAGGTTTGTGGGTATGTGACCATGCACAGTCTGCGCCGGACTATACCCGTGCGTttgatgcagaaatataa
This DNA window, taken from Danio aesculapii chromosome 19, fDanAes4.1, whole genome shotgun sequence, encodes the following:
- the polr1h gene encoding DNA-directed RNA polymerase I subunit RPA12; translation: MSCFKGDVDFCPECGNILPLPSRLNTITCPRCSFKISVQDFTSQVIKSSVMFNPLDQSSVAVESAEDAELKGPVIDRKCSRCNKEGMVYHTRQMRSADEGQTVFFTCIHCRFQEKEDS